The window AGACCCCTCATGATCCTAAATTGGTTTAGGCTGGTTTGAAAACCTTAtgtcaaattaattattaaatgttaTATTAGTTTTACCAACTGTGTAATGTTGAGCTTACTGCACTCTGTTACTGGTGTAGTAGAAAAAGATTTGCATTATTACATCATTTTCAAATATGTCAGCCCTTAATTGTCATGTCAATCATTGTCTGATTCACAGTTGTATAATTGAGACACATACCGAATATGATGTTATTGTATTGCTGTTTATTAAAGTTCTATATATTACTTATTAACTAACTGTcaatatttaacttttattgatCTCTGGACAACAATATATTCTCCACTTGCACTTACAAAAGTTCATTATTTCACGTCTCAGAGAATTCTGTCACTAGAAGTCATGGCTGATATTTCAGAAGACcgggagaaaataaaaaaaggcttgaaacAGGCACTGGAATGTGTGGCTGCTATATCTTCAGCTGCTGCTGTAGTTAATCCCATATTTGGTTTAGCAGGATCCATAATCAGACTTGTTCTCCACAATATAGATGATGAGGACATGAACACTCTAAAGAGAGAATTTCAGAGTGTTCACTCTGGGTTAGATAACATTTCCcagcaaaataagaaaacactaatGCAGATCCAGAAAGAAACTGTGGATGGTCAATATTCAAAAATTGAGGAGAACCTCAAAAATCAATTTCGGAAGTTCATGGAAATTGTGGAGGCTAAACCTGAGCagaaagagcagaaaaaaaataaatttcaggaaAGCTTTGCAAATGATGATGGAGATCAGAATCTAAATACACTCTATGATGGAGTGATGGGAAATGCCAGACTGTTCAGCAAACCGATTCTGGAAGTGTACATGAAATTCTCAAATGGAGATCGTCAGATTATGGAGCCTCTGTGCACACGATTGACGTACTTATTCTGCATTGGTCTTGTTGCCCTGATGGGTTATACAGCTATCATTGAGGATGATGAAGATGAGATCAGAGAAAAGTggggaaagaaaatggaagatgtACAGCGGAAAATGCAAACTGTGTTGAGCACCTGCCATTAAGCAAAAGTATTGTTAGACAAAAAGAGACATGTTGCAAATAAGCAAACTGTCTTtgagaaatgaagaaaacaaaatctactGCTTGTCATCTCTAAATGAATGCTTACAGTGTGTTATGCAGAAAAGACTTTGATTAACAAATAGCACAAAAATTAACTTGGCTGATGAGAAAAGAATATGACTACATAAACAGATAATCACTCTGTTCTCTTTATCTGAATGAATATAATTCACATAGACATAAGAAGTCATGTTGTGGGTGTATGGCCGTAGAAATATACCATATGAAGAATAAAATGTTCAGACTCACAATATTGGACTATGAATTAAACAATATATCAAATAGGAACTTGGACTGCAAGCAAATCATAATTTGGACTTTGTGAGCTAATACTGATTAACCTACCAACAATTAAAAAATctggacatttttctttattttaacagaaTCTACTTAAACTTTTAATAActccaatttcaaataaattcttgtgtatcttttaaaaatgacTGCTATAGATTGATTTTAAACTCTGTAATTTGCTGACTTGTACATTGTATATTTTAGCATCCTAAATAAACAGATTGTTACAAATACTTTCTTTAATTTGTTGGGCCTGGAGTAATAAATATCAGAATGAACAATTAGCCTATGGACTTATTCTTGTAATCATTGTTAATTCCTTGTGAAGTGAGGCCTTTAAGTTTGGGATGCATGCTAGACAAAGAAATAAGAGCAGAGGAAATAGAGCAGAGAAGGCAACAACAAGAGAAAGAAGAACCCAAATAAGCTGACAATACTTCTGTGCACTGAAGAAAATCCAAAGCACCTCTGCACCCAGACTTGAAAACGACTCACCTTTCATTACCTGTATTTTCTACATAACGCTCTTTTTCAGATACATTTCCTAACCTTTTAAAactcttttcaaatatatttcctacttttgcaacattggttttactgtgtttttactGATTTATCACATTGATTTTATACTGTTTCATTGGGTCAAGGTATATTTTTAAGAGCACCTGGTGTAGGTGATTGTCATATTCAAGCAGGAGTTGGCAGCTGTGAAGAGACATCTTCAGTAGAAAGCAGCATGGTGAGCGGGCACTGGCTTTGGTGATTGCCACAACTGTAACTTATTGTACGTCTGAAGACAACCACTTAGGCTGCATGTGCAgagctagtaagtctctttgcttgagGCAGCTGACAACGTGCAGGTAAGGCCATACACACTGGGCTCTACACTGCAAAAATTGCAAATGCAAAAAAGTAGACAAATAAACCTTAaatagttgttttgcttttatttagcaaaaaaaaaaaatctgccaatggggtaagcaaaatctACTTAACAAAAGTAaactattcatccattatccagcccaactacagggtcaaaggggtctgctggagccaatcccagccaacacagggcacaaagcaggaaacaaaccccgggcagggcgccagtccaccgcaggggacacacacccatactagggacaatttagaatcgccaatgcaccgaacctgcatgtctttggactgtgggaggaaacccacacagacacaaggagaacatgcaaactccacgcagggaggacccaagaagtgaacccgggtctcctaactgtgaggaagcagagctacccactgcgccaccctaaaaGTGAACTAAATAagcataaatataaatttattagtaagtcaataattcttacaataaggaaaacaagatttaatgtcataagtacttttcacttgcttagatttaattttCTGCAGTGTATGAAGTAAATATACATAACactcatataaataatgtagttAACGGTAACTACAGTGAAGGTGAACCAAAATGATGATCATTGGAATGTCCATGATAATATATTCAAGGTATACTGATAAGAATGCCTGGTGTGGATGGCTGCCATATTCCCATGGGGGTTAGCAGCTGAAAGTGGACGCCTCCAATAAAAAGTAGCAGTGAGTGAGTGGGCACAGGCTTTGGCAATTGGCACAAGTGTAGCGTACCTCTTTGTTCTGCCTGTGCTGAGCTAGTTTAGTCTCTTTGCTTAAAGCTGCTGTCCATGTGCAGATAAGGCTGTATAGATGGGGGGGCTATAAAGCAGCTACATTAAGGCAAATTTCCACAGCGATACAGTGGGCTTAATaatatttcaatttaaatgtgCGTTCATAAGGTGTATGCAGCTATTGTAATCAAATACTCTTCTGTCTGGTGAGAAGTCCAGGCTTTACTTTACAACGATGGTATCAGGCTTTTCTCCAtcttaatgttttactttaatcgTGAattctcttcttccttttctatGGATTAGTGGCCTATTCCTttgcaacaggaaaaaaaaatacacttttgcaGCTTaactgtgtaacatgtatgtatgcttttatttaatttagaaaaagcaTGCACTTATTATAGAAAATATGATTATCCTTTAAATCACTCTGCACAATGACTCATCATTTTGTGGACTTTGCACACAGCAGTAACTGCAGATATTTGAGCTCCAGTTTGTACAGTGATTTGCCACGTGACATTTTATTTCCTCAGTTTGTTCAACTtcattgttaataaaaatatgcCTAACAAAGCACAGGAAACATGTACATAAGTCAAGCTAAGACCAAAACTGGCGCTTCCAATGTTCCTCTAAGTTTTCACATgagcttattatttttatttatttattttttttggtgaaaTGTAAAGCCTAAATCACATACATATAATCAATTAttaccatttcatttttttcttatgtcaatataaaaataaatacatttattaataaaggaaaacTAATACTACTGTGATTAAGTGATTCTGACAATTGAATTTAGGATGACAACAGTGTAATGACTGCATTGCTGTGCAGAAAGTTTTAATAGAAACAAACTTTTAAATATcttaataattttacatttcaatGATACTGCCTGTCACACCCTTTCTATTGCTGCTATTTGTATCACTGAGTGCAGTCATATCTGCAGTTCACAGGTctgtatattaataatacattttatgaataGAGCACTTTTACCATACTCAAAGTATTTTGTCTAAAACAGACTACATTAAATTGgctatagatatttataatttaattttttgactTGAAACAAAGGAGAGTTACATGACCTGGTCAGAATCAGACCAAAGTCAAACAAGACATAAACCCAGCGACCCAAGTGTTCAAAGGCCAGTGCCATGGCCACCACACTGTCTTTCTCCTCTTATTgtctaataataattttttgtgccttttatgaataagaaaataacattggCTACCATGGCTCCAGCATCCTGTGTTTAAATCCCATACCTACTGTAGTTGTTGTCCATGCAGAATGTGCATGTtcttgtgtctatgtgggtttcctcccacatccccaaagatgttagTGTTTGGATACCTGGTGATTTTTAACTGTGGGCATGAGAGTGGACCCTGTGACAGAGTGGTCCCctgtccagagctgtttcctgccttgctgccAGTGTTGCAATAATAGACATCAaccctctgtgaccctgaaataaattaaatgaatttgttaCAATTATGTCCACTAAAATAGATTGTAGTTtaatgcagattttctttttttacaatgtaaGGTAAAAGTAATTTTTCAAGTTTTCTATTTAGTTCAGTCCATAACCGTGGAGTTGGAATGGCAGAAAGAAGCCATGGGTGGAAGTGGCAGTCTTTCAccggaaacacacacacaccctcgtGCTCACtcacatttggacaattttgggTCCCTTTCATATTCTGGAAGCAGAAAGACCCTGAAATGCACAAAGCAGAGTTTGGGGAACATGCAAGCTTGTGGAGCTGAAGGTGAGAGTTGCACTACACATAGCACAACTGGATCCCAAACCAAACTAAACTATCTCCTCAAAAATGAAGTCCTGTCGTTAACATAATAATTTTGTTGAGTGTCTTGCTTTGAAGTGATGTCTTATGTAACAATGGTGCTGCACTTTATAGCAATTTTACCTCTAAACTCCACCTAGCTGTTTCATGTCCTACCTCTCCCAACATGGGCCTGTTTTGTCAGTTTATTTCAAACATTAGGTCACTGCCCAGGTTTCTGTAAGCATTAAAACTGAAACTACAGAACAGTACAGAAATAACTGTTAACCTTTAAAGACCTGCTTCTTATTACACGTTTTCCATCTTTGAATTAGCCTTCAGTATCAAACTGCATTCCACATTTGGCAAATGTCATATTGTTTGAGGCTTTCGGAAATCTTTGTTAATTACTTCAAGGATCAGTTATAATTGATTAATTATAAGCTAAAGTCAACAACATCTGAAACTGAAGCAAATATCATGCAATGACCAAACATACTTTGCTAGTTTTTTGTATTGCAATTGCTTGTCTTTACAAAATCAGGAAATTTCATCCAAATGTGGTATAGAAGAATTATAATAAACTTAAACTATTAgtatttaaacatattaaaacatatatatgtatttacacAGCTTATAGCTCACCTCTTTGACCTTTGTATTGATATAGCTGCATTATTCAATATGCCAATATTTTtacttatataaatgtataaaagttTAATTCTGTAATTTATAATCTATAATCGGCTCTTTGTTGTTTCCAGATTCACTTATTGTATCTTGTTTAGAATAGAATTTTGTACTTGTTTACTGTTCTATCAAAACTATTAGAAAGCAATGGATCCTTGCACTTTTAAgagttaaaatgttattaaaagtctattaaaaattattttgattgcatattattgaaaaagaaatcttattcattatttttttataatgactGTCCAAATTAGACACAATACAGTTAGAGGTCATAGATATGCTTATGCTATGTGTTGTGAGATTTTGTCACATTTAGTTTCCAGACTGAAAGAATGTCCTTTTGGTTTTAACAAGGCTTTTTCTAAGCcgattagttaaaaaaaaaattaacaatcaaTAAAACTACACCATTTAACATTCCTGTTTTAGAGAGGACTGATGCTACACAGTAAACTGCACTGCAATCTTCATATCTctctataaaaaaaatcttgggagggagactagggagacgagacgtgatcttctcagaagacaatttgacgtcccacgagagacactttaacgtcacgcaagacaaggcagtgagacaacatttaaaacaagttcatggacatctaacctagcagttgttggaatgcttttggctgacatgcttcatgtgctcccagctcttaaaacaatgacaagcgacaagcaaaacacgcagctcgccagcagcagcaagccagcagatgatccgaccgcttctccttagcatgcgttcagccaaactccctcccccttcacaaagcgagcggcagagacgcgaagtgacaaaaggacagctgctgtacaggcttttaaatgatagaCGTGCAGCGCAAcaagctgcccccccccccccccccccccccccacaacgtgagcagcgttatacgtcctgcgagaaacagatttaaccacacccggggccggaaataaaggacaagtattgtttttacaaaaatgttaaagtaaaagtgaaaataatgcatatgtaacaattcccatgaaaataacaatctgttaaaaTTGTATAACCGGTTAACCAAActcgggggtgggcgagcgaagcgagcagggggcggagtccCCTAGTCCATGTACAAAATGATTGGTAAATTGTGAGCTGCCAGAGGCTTCATTTCACAAGACCACTAAACACTGCCCCCTCCTCATCAGTATAGAATAATCAAGATACTGGGGAACTTACATGGGTGCATCTGACCTGgttttattgaacacatttatTGGTATATGTGAATGGTCTAATCTGTTGTTAAAGTGAAAAGATGGTTTCAATAATTAACCATTTAGGGGTGATGGCATCATGATTGCAATAGAAAATACTCAAGAGCAATGACTGATTAAAAATTATTGGTTCCGGATATAAGAGAATTTTGCCTCATTATTGTCAATGAATGTACAATATAAGATATATTTTCCACATTATCATCTTCTGAATCCAATTCAGGCTTGCAGAAGTCAATCATATTGTTAACAGAGGTAAGGCTATAAAATGCCCTAGTGCAGCCACTAGTTTATCGGTGTATCCTACAGATAGGAGACATAT of the Erpetoichthys calabaricus chromosome 2, fErpCal1.3, whole genome shotgun sequence genome contains:
- the LOC114646139 gene encoding protein rapunzel-like produces the protein MADISEDREKIKKGLKQALECVAAISSAAAVVNPIFGLAGSIIRLVLHNIDDEDMNTLKREFQSVHSGLDNISQQNKKTLMQIQKETVDGQYSKIEENLKNQFRKFMEIVEAKPEQKEQKKNKFQESFANDDGDQNLNTLYDGVMGNARLFSKPILEVYMKFSNGDRQIMEPLCTRLTYLFCIGLVALMGYTAIIEDDEDEIREKWGKKMEDVQRKMQTVLSTCH